Proteins from one Thermococcus sp. M36 genomic window:
- a CDS encoding lamin tail domain-containing protein → MPNATEEEKEALLTLIEAMLNGTLNGEITVSDTMKIKNAQWNGTDLIFEIWWYDGINPVAIKTYRWRNPRQALQLVHQMKNGKASEESLEEAFTVEPLTISYAVHIEDVDYLTNDGSGEYVFLHNPGLSTVSLLGWYIMDEYAYNNPSCWINNTIPRDDCIDSYGKDHVVRFSINIPPGAVVRIPVASSPYNAILNNDGDTVYLIDDKGYFAGMYSYSASPEITVEGISYYPNPLREGNYMDLTIVLDNRGALDGTGTIEVYIDGKLVKSSTETVWKYHIWYYKMYDVWKATSGTHVLTVKFVPQYGGEVSSKSITFTVSASKPYIAEVTHNDLVEGYPAEFHVDVVNPAGERKDIILKLFVDGVEVDTVTSYVYEKWGFDLQWSNPEKEFHKVEIKLYDESGTVLYSQWASTLYFRPNTPPRIESVQLPSWVYANEWSNGTIQVYDSEGDLVDVKVNVIGRFSFTRSDLSSGVPYEFPLAPIYNHTNCRENVTVEFTPTDQYGMTGETITKVLTVVTDSDKDGWCNGLELEYGTNPYSKDTDGDGVIDPKDFDPLRDAVIELYLFRARALDPAEDDDQDWNVDFRIEATFKAGSITQTLKEDLPDNTQDVENMVMLTNDLFENIQKEAVAVLKFNPPDNVETVEIDLKLVDRDSGFIIDNPDEIMDISPRPGDNEDGKVARLFFSLKNGTWWGDDYINDHKDYFGYGHLSGADDSTEDYTNGGEYDAEPFSKYYDELEALGYDLSVVNITDVKGWDGIESLELKDYQSGALYQYTNPEEAVLFTLSLPDGTQKRVLIINKRNAEVKTMKLNDEVSATSTEGVDKDANVSNLTINATAGIGKKARYEATLIFRNETGDVKTLSTESVSSSETSTETSSLTFDVVATSEDIDEDDAEIWFLIKLNDDDGIPFYRELELNKELEKQGITERFDPTDGFWAEDPAIYEGLIEKDAYGDYDGDGVPNAVELFIGKNPTKPDVLGIKLTVAVGWNASQTYLTQLVKGFQRASQVIYDYTDGYAMITEISIKNNVQVGSEEWENSMVRIYPGTNGSVTAPIGWYWGWINRDPNRFSEYVKLFETFNGQYPDGKLYYRPIAHELGHFVFAVADEYYTKRIFYIPKGKLEVIGYDNITAELSKRGITFRVLPTIMESSYEFTEFSTPDEYEWFNAQLYSLQNTLVNIYRAYGWYVDSWEDFTTSQWGDLVYSINGDKSVSPMSAWKTVFALLSRNQTLVIESSNGWAAYVGHPMNAGLILDLDFDNKEDSDFPRNYMPKTGPYTGVGYYLMVEVS, encoded by the coding sequence GAACGGGACTGACCTGATATTCGAAATCTGGTGGTACGACGGAATTAACCCTGTTGCCATAAAAACATACCGTTGGAGAAATCCCAGGCAGGCGCTCCAACTGGTGCATCAAATGAAAAACGGGAAAGCCTCAGAGGAATCCCTAGAGGAAGCCTTCACTGTTGAGCCCCTGACAATATCCTATGCCGTTCACATTGAGGACGTTGACTACCTCACCAACGATGGGAGCGGGGAGTACGTTTTCCTCCACAACCCAGGCCTTTCAACTGTAAGTTTACTGGGCTGGTACATAATGGACGAATACGCTTATAACAACCCGAGCTGCTGGATAAACAACACAATCCCGAGGGACGACTGTATAGATTCGTATGGAAAAGACCACGTGGTTAGGTTCTCCATTAATATACCTCCGGGGGCAGTTGTGAGGATACCAGTTGCCAGCTCCCCTTACAACGCCATTCTAAACAACGATGGAGACACGGTTTACCTCATCGATGACAAGGGATATTTTGCCGGCATGTACTCCTACTCGGCATCACCCGAGATAACTGTGGAGGGAATATCCTACTATCCAAACCCGCTCAGAGAGGGCAATTACATGGATTTAACCATAGTCCTCGACAACAGGGGTGCCCTCGATGGAACTGGGACGATAGAAGTTTACATAGACGGAAAACTCGTAAAAAGCTCCACAGAAACCGTATGGAAATACCACATATGGTACTACAAAATGTATGACGTCTGGAAAGCAACGTCTGGAACCCACGTTCTGACCGTCAAGTTTGTCCCGCAGTACGGTGGAGAAGTTTCTTCAAAGTCTATAACGTTCACAGTCTCGGCTTCAAAACCGTACATAGCGGAAGTAACCCACAACGACCTGGTCGAGGGTTATCCGGCGGAATTCCACGTTGATGTCGTCAATCCAGCTGGAGAGAGAAAGGACATCATTCTGAAGCTCTTCGTTGATGGCGTTGAGGTAGACACCGTAACCAGCTACGTTTATGAAAAGTGGGGGTTTGACCTACAGTGGAGCAACCCCGAAAAAGAATTCCACAAAGTGGAGATAAAGCTTTATGATGAATCTGGGACAGTGCTCTACTCCCAGTGGGCGAGCACGCTGTACTTCAGGCCCAACACACCTCCGAGGATAGAAAGTGTCCAGCTGCCTTCATGGGTGTACGCAAACGAGTGGAGTAATGGAACGATCCAAGTTTACGATTCGGAGGGGGACTTAGTAGACGTTAAGGTGAACGTTATTGGAAGATTCAGCTTCACTCGCAGTGACCTATCCTCGGGTGTTCCATATGAGTTCCCCCTCGCACCCATATACAACCACACCAACTGCCGTGAGAACGTCACCGTGGAGTTTACACCAACAGATCAATACGGAATGACGGGAGAAACCATAACAAAGGTCCTAACAGTAGTCACCGACAGCGATAAAGACGGATGGTGCAACGGCCTTGAGCTTGAATACGGCACGAACCCGTACAGCAAGGATACCGACGGGGATGGGGTAATTGACCCCAAAGACTTTGACCCGTTGAGGGATGCCGTAATTGAGCTGTACCTCTTCAGAGCGAGGGCCCTAGATCCCGCCGAGGACGATGACCAAGACTGGAACGTTGACTTCCGCATTGAGGCCACTTTCAAAGCCGGCTCAATCACACAAACCCTAAAAGAAGACCTCCCCGACAACACCCAAGACGTCGAGAACATGGTAATGCTGACAAACGACCTCTTCGAGAACATTCAGAAAGAGGCCGTGGCGGTTCTGAAGTTCAACCCACCCGATAACGTTGAGACCGTTGAGATAGACCTCAAACTCGTGGACAGGGATTCAGGGTTTATAATAGACAATCCAGACGAGATTATGGATATTTCCCCAAGACCGGGAGACAATGAGGATGGAAAAGTTGCCAGGCTCTTCTTCAGCCTTAAGAACGGCACGTGGTGGGGCGACGATTACATAAACGACCATAAAGATTACTTCGGTTACGGCCACCTGAGCGGTGCCGACGACTCCACAGAGGACTACACGAACGGCGGAGAATACGATGCCGAACCTTTCTCCAAGTACTACGACGAGCTTGAGGCTCTTGGCTACGATCTAAGCGTTGTAAACATCACCGACGTTAAGGGCTGGGACGGGATAGAGTCCTTGGAACTCAAGGACTACCAGAGCGGAGCCCTCTACCAGTACACAAACCCGGAAGAGGCCGTGCTCTTCACACTCTCACTCCCAGATGGAACCCAGAAGAGGGTCCTCATCATCAACAAGCGGAACGCCGAAGTGAAGACAATGAAGCTGAACGATGAAGTGAGTGCAACCTCCACGGAAGGGGTGGACAAAGACGCCAACGTGAGCAACCTCACAATCAATGCAACGGCCGGAATCGGAAAGAAGGCCAGGTATGAGGCAACGTTAATCTTCAGGAACGAAACCGGGGATGTTAAAACCCTCAGCACCGAGTCAGTTTCAAGTTCAGAAACCTCAACTGAGACAAGCTCGCTGACCTTTGACGTCGTTGCAACATCGGAGGACATCGACGAGGACGACGCTGAAATATGGTTCCTCATCAAACTGAACGACGACGATGGAATTCCATTTTACAGAGAACTTGAGCTGAATAAAGAACTGGAAAAACAGGGAATCACGGAGAGGTTCGATCCAACAGACGGGTTCTGGGCTGAGGACCCAGCAATCTACGAGGGTCTCATTGAAAAGGACGCTTACGGCGACTACGACGGTGATGGAGTTCCGAACGCGGTGGAGCTGTTCATTGGAAAGAATCCGACAAAGCCAGATGTTCTCGGCATTAAACTTACCGTGGCCGTCGGTTGGAACGCCAGTCAGACTTATCTTACCCAGCTCGTCAAGGGCTTCCAGAGGGCGAGTCAGGTTATCTACGACTACACCGACGGGTATGCAATGATAACAGAGATTAGCATAAAGAACAACGTGCAGGTGGGCAGTGAAGAGTGGGAGAACTCAATGGTACGGATTTATCCCGGTACCAACGGATCAGTAACAGCTCCCATAGGGTGGTACTGGGGATGGATTAATAGAGACCCTAACAGATTTTCAGAGTATGTGAAGCTCTTTGAAACTTTTAACGGGCAATACCCGGATGGAAAATTATATTACCGCCCCATTGCACATGAGCTGGGACATTTCGTATTTGCAGTTGCTGATGAATATTACACCAAGAGAATTTTTTACATTCCGAAGGGAAAGCTGGAAGTGATAGGATATGATAACATTACAGCTGAACTCTCCAAGCGCGGTATTACCTTCAGAGTGCTACCCACCATAATGGAGTCCTCATATGAATTTACTGAATTCAGCACTCCCGATGAATACGAATGGTTCAACGCTCAACTGTACAGTCTACAGAACACTCTCGTAAACATATACAGAGCCTATGGATGGTATGTTGATTCATGGGAAGACTTCACAACCAGCCAGTGGGGAGACCTTGTGTACAGTATTAACGGAGACAAAAGCGTCAGCCCAATGTCGGCATGGAAAACAGTATTTGCACTCCTCTCAAGAAATCAGACCTTAGTAATAGAGTCATCGAATGGATGGGCAGCATACGTAGGACATCCAATGAATGCAGGCTTGATATTGGATCTTGACTTTGACAACAAGGAAGACAGCGATTTCCCCCGGAACTACATGCCAAAAACCGGCCCGTACACTGGTGTTGGCTATTACCTTATGGTGGAGGTGAGTTAA
- a CDS encoding CGP-CTERM sorting domain-containing protein produces the protein MEKYWTLALLFLFLLPLVSAGKVNLFNYLPANERVKLVTFECHSNCTPEKWFMVDNLTIIKPYNGTHDLKMMITGNKSRREFIPAKNLTLFSISDINWSNLENVTKNTTAHDPYGAKWKGSFEKMNGKIWSKGIKLQFHCSDCEAHGCLLILDINCSTNATNCKVMSQVPPDCGMDMRYTETGSETTTSSSEGKRLCGPALFVALTLISTLVKRKK, from the coding sequence GTGGAGAAGTATTGGACTTTGGCTTTGCTCTTCCTTTTTCTCCTCCCGCTCGTTTCGGCCGGAAAAGTCAATCTCTTCAACTACCTGCCGGCTAACGAAAGGGTAAAACTGGTGACCTTCGAATGTCACTCAAACTGCACGCCAGAAAAGTGGTTTATGGTTGATAACCTGACCATAATTAAACCTTACAACGGGACTCATGACCTCAAGATGATGATAACTGGAAACAAGAGCAGAAGAGAATTCATTCCGGCAAAAAACTTAACGCTCTTCTCGATCAGTGACATTAACTGGAGCAATTTGGAGAACGTCACAAAAAACACGACAGCACACGATCCCTATGGAGCGAAATGGAAGGGAAGCTTTGAGAAAATGAACGGAAAAATCTGGAGTAAAGGGATTAAACTTCAGTTCCACTGTAGCGACTGCGAGGCACACGGTTGTTTGCTGATTTTGGATATTAATTGCAGTACAAACGCAACAAACTGTAAAGTAATGTCACAGGTGCCACCAGACTGTGGAATGGACATGAGATACACTGAAACGGGTAGTGAAACAACGACCTCCTCCAGTGAGGGGAAGAGACTATGCGGTCCCGCTCTGTTCGTGGCATTAACACTGATTTCAACACTTGTGAAGAGAAAAAAGTGA
- a CDS encoding nucleotide pyrophosphohydrolase, whose product MDFRELEERVVAFREARGWAKYHTPKNLAISAAVELGELLEHFQWESDGEILEAVSDPGKKEAIADEIADVVIYLTLLAHELGIDLDEALERKLRKNGEKYPAEKIEE is encoded by the coding sequence ATGGACTTCAGGGAGCTTGAGGAGAGGGTCGTCGCCTTCCGCGAGGCGAGGGGATGGGCTAAGTATCACACACCCAAAAACCTCGCCATCTCGGCAGCGGTTGAGCTCGGCGAACTTTTGGAGCACTTCCAGTGGGAGAGTGATGGAGAGATACTCGAGGCCGTCAGTGATCCAGGGAAGAAAGAGGCGATAGCCGACGAGATAGCCGACGTCGTGATTTACCTCACGCTCCTCGCCCACGAGCTCGGGATAGACCTCGACGAGGCACTTGAGCGGAAGCTGAGGAAGAACGGGGAGAAGTATCCGGCCGAGAAAATTGAAGAATAG
- a CDS encoding CGP-CTERM sorting domain-containing protein: MRKRALFLIFVLFASSSFASAVSVWEGLIDKPIYYVNIEGYSLTGVPPWNPFNDSSITWINIGYEYNETYTFNKYYEGGKWKEGFFLKHGNPKPFNITDWNLSKVLKEYQWGVVNYLPNITGKFPAGEWKKGYWNSSISRWSAVITSNQVKITLNTFACEGSGECDEYITFKCHRNDDNVTCTWGKPVFKMYPGRPPIGTPPQTTEKNKICGPALLVGLVLVPLLIKQKKR; the protein is encoded by the coding sequence ATGAGAAAGAGGGCGTTGTTTTTGATTTTTGTTCTTTTTGCGTCTTCGTCTTTCGCCAGTGCGGTGAGCGTTTGGGAAGGTTTGATTGATAAGCCCATTTACTACGTCAACATTGAAGGGTACAGTCTTACTGGAGTCCCACCGTGGAATCCCTTCAACGACTCTTCCATAACCTGGATTAACATAGGCTACGAATACAACGAAACCTATACATTCAACAAATATTACGAAGGAGGAAAATGGAAGGAAGGCTTCTTCCTCAAACACGGAAACCCAAAACCCTTCAACATAACAGACTGGAACCTCTCAAAGGTCCTCAAGGAATACCAGTGGGGCGTTGTGAATTATCTGCCAAACATCACTGGAAAATTCCCCGCTGGAGAGTGGAAAAAAGGTTATTGGAACAGCTCAATATCAAGATGGAGCGCAGTAATTACGTCAAACCAGGTGAAAATCACATTAAACACCTTCGCCTGCGAAGGCTCTGGGGAATGCGACGAATATATCACCTTCAAATGTCATAGGAATGATGATAACGTAACTTGCACATGGGGGAAACCAGTATTCAAAATGTATCCTGGCAGACCTCCCATAGGTACACCACCACAAACAACAGAGAAAAACAAAATCTGCGGACCAGCGTTGTTAGTTGGATTAGTGTTGGTTCCCCTACTCATAAAACAGAAGAAGAGGTGA